In the genome of Pungitius pungitius chromosome 5, fPunPun2.1, whole genome shotgun sequence, the window CACGTACCGAGGATGAGGCACACAAAGTCCAGCACGACGAGAGGGGTCCCCGCCGCTTCAAACATGTTGCGCGTGCTTCTCCTGCTCTCCGTCTCCGTCCAAAGGGTCCGGGACGCCCGGCTGCTTTCAGGCGGCACGAGGCGCCGTCGTTCCGCCGCGCGAGCCTCGCTACtccggcacaaaaaaaaataaaaaaaatcaaaatcaaaacagtGTCATCGCGCGGCTCCCCGAGCTGCGGGATTAAAACCTATGAACTACCGTGATAACGCGGGAGCTACGGTCTACGAGGTCTAAAGGGTCGCACCTAACAGGGCGAGGAGCCGCTCACCCGCCCAGCTGCTCACAGGCCGTCATCGCGAGGAGGTCCTCAGGTGAGACAGGAGGGCGACGAGAGACCGCCACCGCCCCGTGTGACTCAATGCTGCCTTCACGGGACGCTGTGGGAActgtagtaataataataacaaccaaCTGTCTCAGGACATTGGTAACATAAGCAACTATATGTGTTTCTGTTTAATTCCCTACTTAAATGTGTTAGGGAGAAGTAGCCTATTGTTCTCATGCAAAAGTAGCGATGCCACATTATAGGAGTAGTTTAGTACAAGTATAAGTGGTATATGAAATAGTATATCATATCAGCATTAatatatcaatcaatcaatcttaaaattattaattattcaGAATGGTCTATTTCAGATTAACATGGCCTATATtgcttatatattatattgtgcTAGCTAATTATCATAGGTAAGtgctttttggttttattgctgacTCAAATATTTGCTAAACtcaattacattttcatatttcatgctTAGTGTATTTTGTTAGAACCATACCATTTTAAATTGGAATGTGAATTAGACAGTAACAAATCTTTTCACTATGAGTtatacatttcattcattcaatgcttTGATGCTGTTATGATAAGAGAATAATTTATGAAATGTAAAGGAAATAGAACAGAGACTATAGGCCTGTGTCTAAATGCCGGTCAGGTCTTTTATTGAGGGGGTGTGGGTCAAGTGAACGATCCAACAATTCCAGTAGACAGTGAGCGCTCAATGGTTTCAGCACCTGGATCTACTGGGAAATGGAAACAGCTTTAATGAACTATCTGCTTTGAGGTAGCACCTTGCCCGTCACAACCTCAAACATACTACTTACTGAGAGTACGCTCACCAGACTCTGACAGATCACACCTCAATCTGATATGAATTCAATGTTTATTTTCCCTAGATATCTTATTCCAATATTAACTTGTTCCGTGAAACATTGTAGAAATCCATCACAAGGAGAATACACTCAATGACTTAAATATATTGTCAAATTAAGTATCTTTTAAAGACAATTTTTCTTTGGTGTTAAAtgcccattttttatttttcacatgcaTATAAAGGTTGCATTTTATGTTCTATTCAGACAAACTGAAGTTGCaatttgcttgtgtttttgtgtttatggTTATTCTACTCAAATCTCTGATGAAGTTGTACTTACCCAGTTGTGGGTCTTTTTTGTCAAGTAAACAGTAAACAGTGCCTGCGAACTTGATTCATTGGACAGACATGCACGTATGGGATTTCCGAGGTGTCCGCGAATGCAGCATAGGGCAGGGACGTGGTGGTGGAATTTTTGGCCTATCACGTGGCTGTGTTGATGCTCGGCTGATGCAGAGTTGTCCCTCCCTCCGTGTCTGCAGAGGTAATGAGGTGAAATCAGTATCACTATACACTAGTTTACTATCTCATCATCAATGTACGTATCGATTGGATGTAACTGTGTGGGAATTCCCTCAATGTCTCTTTATTGTGTTTAGGTGGGATCTACCTTtgcaaataatatataataataatataattataatgtaGCAAAATGTGTCTGCTATGTTGAGTCAAAATTGTTGTTTTGATAAATttctttattacttttaaaaacCAGGAGTGCCATGTTGCCTTCAGACTGGCGGGAGGGCAAAATAAAACTGTTGATGATTAACCAGCCGTCACTACTATTGAAAGTATAATCAAACTGATGCATCACATTTTTCATGCATAAAAAACATTGTATCAACCGGTAACAAAATAGCTTAACCCTAaccttatttttatgagaacAGGTATTGTGCTGCGTTCAGAGTGGCTGGTAGAATgcatgtgtcacggtttggcttcgcttcctgttttagtttgaagtttcatgtctcttgtggtcctgggttaacttcacttcctgccttgtcttgtgattgcgtgattgtctccacctgtgtccaatcacctgcacctcccttgtgtatttaagccctgtgtgcctgttgtcccctgtcgcgtcattgtctatatgtccctcgttgttggagcacgttttggtttgtttgtgaaataaagagcacttggattgaaaactctgcgcttgagtcctccctgcatcctgcttcagctgcgaacGTGACAGCATGGTtcataaatgtaattaaaatacaACTAATGTGTGAAGTAACAGAGGATCAACATTCCTTCATCAATGATCTGGAGTGTGAACTAAACACATGAAGTTATTATTACTCGTTTTTTCATGGCGAGAAACTACCATTTTTAACAGGGAGGCATCACAGCACAAGTTTGGGAAGTTTGCCTTAAGAAAACCATATTAATCCCCCAAAAGAATGTAAAGAAGGTTTATGCCACATTCCCTTTGTTCCATGGAAAAGAAAACGTACAGTATTCCTACAGGTCATATAGttcattgttttattcacacaaaaTATATCTGTCATTattttcacatgtttttgttcCACATGCAGAACAATATTAATGTTAAATCATATATTGCTTGAAGCCGAATGATTCATGTAAGTAAACAATAATGATCATAAACCCACAGAATAACATTGCCAAAGCACTATTTTGTTGTCCTCTTCATGTTCCTCTACTTCTTGGAGCTCAAATGAACCTGAATGTCTCGTCTGAAGAGCAGCTCTGCCAGCTGGCCGTGGGAGGCCTCGCTCACGGCTTTGGTCTGCATGCACATCTTGTATTTGTCCGGAGGGAGCTCGTCTGCGCAGTTCTTCTCGTGCCACAAGTGGAAAAGCCCGCTGGACGGACAGCGAATCACCATCAGCTTACTGTGAAGGTACTTCCTGTACAGGTGCACGTCCTCCAACCCCCAACCCCTGATGTTACGGTCAAACCCACCTGCCGCGAAGGGGAGGAGTTCAGATGTGTGCATTGAGGAATCAGGATAttgcaaatataaatgtaactcTGAATAGAACCAGACAGCGACTGTCATcaacatttttatataaatatttagtgAAACCTTCATTTTTAATTGCTACACAGCCTGCAAATAGTAATTTGAATTTTTGcaagaaatgaaatgagtgAAATAGGTGATGCGATTGCATTACCTATGTTGAGGAAATCCGACCTGTACTGGCATGTCATGCCAAAGCCAAAGTCTCTCCAGTACCCCGTTTCCTTCCTCATCACCTGAGACAAGAAACAAATCAATCCGGATGACGACCTGACAATTAATAACGATGACTTTCAAGTCAGTTCAGCCAATTGTAATACATGTCTCCTACTTACCAGCTGTTGCTGAATAGAGGGTGGAAGGGTCTGATTACTGTAGATGATGGAGGGGTTGTACTGGCTGAAGAGCACTGGATAGTAGACTTTCTTACCTGTTAAAACAGACACCCGTTACAATGGATCAGTAGGATCAGGCCGGTTGGGATCTCCTGAAGATGTGGTAAAAATGCTTGAAGGGGAAGCAGTCCTCTCTCTCACCAGGCTCTGCGTTGAGGCGACAGGAAGTTAAGAAGTCGGCGGTGAAGTGGATGTCCACGTcacagaagaagagcaggacGTTTGGGCTGCGTCTCCACGCTCTGGCGCCTACGTCCAAACCCCGACCACGGGAAAACTCCTCATTCAGCTGGATCAAAGTGAAGCCCCTGAACTGAGTCTTTCTGAAGAagtacaggagaaaaaaaaaggttttaatcaAACTGAATCCCTCAAAATGCCCATAGAAATATGTGATGACTAATGATTACTGTTGAATCGGTGTGTGTCACCTGGTGGTCTGGTCCAGCAGGGCCTTCACCTGATCAACCTGATCTCGACCAAAGTAGACAACGGTCAGATGAACCCTGCCGTCCTGCTGGATGCACACTTCTCTgatccaaaaaaaacacaaagcaaaagcTTCTTAACTCCTTCATTGAGGATAAGGACAACCTTTGGACTCACCACTTTAAAATCTATAAACATCCAATTTGATCTGCAGTGGAGACAGTGGTTGAACCGCAGCACGTGTGAGTGGGGGGGTCAGCTCGTCATTCCTCTATCCAAAGGATACCTGAAGTTGCTGATGAACTGCCTGAATGCGTCCGGCCTCTTGGAAAGAGGTACGATGATGTTGACGAGCACGCCGCCGGCGGCCACTCGCTCGCTCTTCACCTTCAGCACGGGGCCGAACGGCCTGAAGAGCGACAGCTGCGTGAAGTCCCGCGGGCCGTCGCCTTTGAACAACAGCTCGTAGACGGTTCCTCTGTTCCGCTCCGTGCGGGTCAACCCTGGGACACACGGACTGCTTTTTTATTTCGTCCGCCTCGTAATCATTTCAATCATTCTTTCCACAATAACGTGCAGGACAGGAAAGACATCCTATGAACTAATACTAATTATGACGTTGAACTTGGCCGTTGAAAACAAGTTAGTTGAATGCGCCACAGTGTGATTTGTTCCTGTAATTGAAAATTTGCAAAAAATGGATGGATCATTAATGGTTTAAATGATAGATTAATGGTTTTCACGGCGGTGATGATCATCTATTGTATACAAATTAGTCCGTACGTGAATCCTTTACCTCACGCCATGAGACATGTTTAACTCCAATTAGAAAATTCCATTAAAGTTCTTATTTAGAAGAAATGAGGACTTGACAACTATCGTGTTAGATTACACATAGCGTATTTATACGCGGATGTGAAACCACGTTGTCAGGAAAGAATGTCCTGGATTTGAACCTTGACCTTTGCAGGTTTCACCCTTTTTACCCATTGGGGTTTTCTCTGGATGCTTCTGTTTCCCATCCTGGTTCTCAACCTCTGAATCACTGACTGATCCAATCTGGTGTTGATCCTTGACCTCTGCTGCCCTgcttattgtgtgttttgtgagtcGGTCAACAGAAAAGAACTTCAGTCTGAGAAAGAATCAGTCTGCCATCTGGTGTCTGACCGTTTCTGTGTGCTCACCCTCTATGAAGTCGGATGGGGAGTACGCGCGCTTCCCTCTGCCGCTGTGCGCGTGTTGCCGGGGTCCGTTCAGGACGTGCAGAGCGGTTTCCACCGTGGTCATCAGCTCGTCTCTGCGGTCCCTCCTCACAGGCCTCTCCTCTGGGTGCCTCGTCAGGCCCGTCTCCAGCTGGTACACCCTGAGTGACGGCACAACGAAGCCACACGCCTCAGGTTGGAGGCGCGAGGGAAGGAGCGGACACCAGGAGCCCTCGGTTCTAACGATGGACTCACCTCCGCAGGGTGAAAGTGTCAAACGGTACCACGGCGTATTCGCTCGCCACCTGCACGCCGGATGTCACCTCTGCCTGGTTCAGCTGGGAGAGGAAGAAATCCTGGAGGAAATGATGTGACATTTACTTCTACATCCGCAACGGACACGCCTCGTCCGAGCTCATCCTCCACACGGTACCCCTCCGTCATGTTTTGAATCAGCGCCACCCTGTGTGGTGTTTTCCTACCTTCAGGTCAGTCTGGGTCGGGGTTTTGTGCAGACTCTCCAGACCCTTAGGCAGAATCCCTctcgttttagctttttccagGGACTCTTGGAGCTGCTTGGTCCTCTCCTGGAGAGCCTCCTTCAGCTGGGCTATCTGCTTCGTCAGGCTGTTGATGTAATGTCTGTGTGTATCCTCCCTCTCTTGCAACAGGGCCATGTAACCCTCTTTGCTGGTGGTCCCCGCAGACCACTGCAGAGACTCCTGGCCGCGGCGAGACGTCGGCTTACAGGCGAGGAAGTAGAACAGgagcagacagcagcagaggcCCAGCACAATGAGGCCGACCCGTGCCAAGAGGGCCAAAAGCCACCGTTTAA includes:
- the LOC119224975 gene encoding chondroitin sulfate N-acetylgalactosaminyltransferase 1-like isoform X2 codes for the protein MRSHSSCSRPKPDQHFNSSSRRRARERGNKLLQTIETHPDETEQDFFLSQLNQAEVTSGVQVASEYAVVPFDTFTLRRVYQLETGLTRHPEERPVRRDRRDELMTTVETALHVLNGPRQHAHSGRGKRAYSPSDFIEGLTRTERNRGTVYELLFKGDGPRDFTQLSLFRPFGPVLKVKSERVAAGGVLVNIIVPLSKRPDAFRQFISNFREVCIQQDGRVHLTVVYFGRDQVDQVKALLDQTTRKTQFRGFTLIQLNEEFSRGRGLDVGARAWRRSPNVLLFFCDVDIHFTADFLTSCRLNAEPGKKVYYPVLFSQYNPSIIYSNQTLPPSIQQQLVMRKETGYWRDFGFGMTCQYRSDFLNIGGFDRNIRGWGLEDVHLYRKYLHSKLMVIRCPSSGLFHLWHEKNCADELPPDKYKMCMQTKAVSEASHGQLAELLFRRDIQVHLSSKK
- the LOC119224975 gene encoding chondroitin sulfate N-acetylgalactosaminyltransferase 1-like isoform X1, with product MFKRWLLALLARVGLIVLGLCCCLLLFYFLACKPTSRRGQESLQWSAGTTSKEGYMALLQEREDTHRHYINSLTKQIAQLKEALQERTKQLQESLEKAKTRGILPKGLESLHKTPTQTDLKDFFLSQLNQAEVTSGVQVASEYAVVPFDTFTLRRVYQLETGLTRHPEERPVRRDRRDELMTTVETALHVLNGPRQHAHSGRGKRAYSPSDFIEGLTRTERNRGTVYELLFKGDGPRDFTQLSLFRPFGPVLKVKSERVAAGGVLVNIIVPLSKRPDAFRQFISNFREVCIQQDGRVHLTVVYFGRDQVDQVKALLDQTTRKTQFRGFTLIQLNEEFSRGRGLDVGARAWRRSPNVLLFFCDVDIHFTADFLTSCRLNAEPGKKVYYPVLFSQYNPSIIYSNQTLPPSIQQQLVMRKETGYWRDFGFGMTCQYRSDFLNIGGFDRNIRGWGLEDVHLYRKYLHSKLMVIRCPSSGLFHLWHEKNCADELPPDKYKMCMQTKAVSEASHGQLAELLFRRDIQVHLSSKK